The genomic region GCCCTGGGTCCAACGGCCTGGGGAGCAATCCCCGCACGGTACGCCGGTGATCCCGGGTTCAAATCCCGGCGGCCCCACCACGGAACATTTATGTTGGATAAGGGTTTATTACCGTTATTGAAAATTGAAATGTGAAGGCGTAGTTGCATTCATGGCCGTGAGTTGGAGCATACGTTACACGCCTATTTCCTGGAAGATCCTGTGCTTGGGCTTGTCCTCTAGGATCGTTCTTCCATACGTTATGGTCTCCTTATACTCCCTACTCATTATGAACCTTTTAAATGATTCCAAATCTCTCCATTCACTATATATTAGGTATTCCGATGGATCATCAACGCTTCTATAGAGTTTTGCGTTTATGAAGCCGTCCACGTTTTCCCTAAGGAAGTTTAAAACCTCATTAAACATTCTCTCAAACTCCTCCTCATGACCCCTCTTAACCCTATAATACAGACCAACACTTATCATTTAAATCACCCATTACTCTATCCCACATAATTTACTGTTCAGTCAGGTTAAACATTGATTCATTTATTGTCACAACCTTACCATCATAATCCTCAACCCTTACACTCCTTTCACCACCACTTATGGAGATGAGCACTGTCTTAACCCTACCAATGTTGCCTACCGCGATGGCCCTCTGAATTATTCTCCTGAACTCCTTATAATGATCTCCACAACAAAAATACAACCTAGCACCAGCAACCTCCTGATAAGCCCCACTCCACGGCTTACCGCACACTTTACATCTAAGCGTTCCATCAATACTCAGGTAAGTGCCTGTCCTCCTATTATCACCACATAATGCGCATCCCGTGTACTCATCGCCAACCTCCCTGCCATTAATTATCACCTTCATAATACTAAATCATTAATTATCTTACATTTATTGTGTTTGCGGCTTCTAATCTTTTATGA from Vulcanisaeta distributa DSM 14429 harbors:
- a CDS encoding TA0938 family protein — translated: MKVIINGREVGDEYTGCALCGDNRRTGTYLSIDGTLRCKVCGKPWSGAYQEVAGARLYFCCGDHYKEFRRIIQRAIAVGNIGRVKTVLISISGGERSVRVEDYDGKVVTINESMFNLTEQ
- a CDS encoding antibiotic biosynthesis monooxygenase family protein; this encodes MISVGLYYRVKRGHEEEFERMFNEVLNFLRENVDGFINAKLYRSVDDPSEYLIYSEWRDLESFKRFIMSREYKETITYGRTILEDKPKHRIFQEIGV